A region from the Salinivibrio kushneri genome encodes:
- a CDS encoding NAD(P)-dependent oxidoreductase: MTMQVNNIKVAFIGLGVMGFPMAGHLQRHGYPTCVYNRTTGKAEAWCDTYSGTYGITPAEAVADADIVFMCVGNDDDVRSVVYGDIGVLANMKKGSTLVDHTTTSAELALELAQVCERQGLSFLDAPVSGGQAGAEKGALTIMVGGNPTVFSNVEPVMNVYASAIQHIGSYGSGQRCKMANQICIAGVLQGLSEALTFAQSADLDIEKMLNAIKHGAAGSWQMENRALTMAEDSFDFGFAIDWMRKDLGFCLEEAAKLGVNLPLTEQVDQQYNKLQARGYGRCDTSVLIKQFDTDTKPSSST; the protein is encoded by the coding sequence ATGACCATGCAAGTTAACAATATCAAGGTGGCCTTTATTGGCCTAGGCGTGATGGGCTTTCCAATGGCTGGGCACCTTCAGCGCCACGGCTACCCAACTTGCGTCTATAACCGCACCACCGGCAAAGCCGAAGCTTGGTGCGACACCTATTCAGGCACATATGGAATAACGCCAGCCGAAGCCGTGGCTGATGCTGACATCGTCTTTATGTGCGTGGGAAACGATGATGACGTACGCAGTGTGGTGTATGGCGATATTGGTGTGTTAGCCAATATGAAAAAAGGCAGTACGCTGGTCGATCACACCACCACCTCTGCCGAGCTAGCCCTTGAGTTGGCACAAGTATGCGAGCGTCAAGGCCTGAGCTTTCTCGATGCCCCCGTCTCAGGCGGCCAAGCCGGTGCGGAAAAAGGCGCACTCACCATTATGGTCGGTGGCAACCCGACTGTGTTCAGTAACGTTGAACCCGTCATGAACGTCTATGCCAGTGCCATCCAGCATATAGGCTCGTATGGCAGTGGCCAGCGCTGTAAAATGGCCAACCAAATATGTATTGCCGGCGTCTTACAAGGCTTATCCGAGGCACTCACCTTCGCGCAATCCGCTGATCTCGATATCGAAAAGATGCTCAATGCCATTAAGCATGGAGCCGCAGGCTCTTGGCAGATGGAAAACCGTGCTTTGACCATGGCGGAAGACAGTTTTGATTTTGGCTTTGCGATTGATTGGATGCGTAAAGACTTGGGCTTCTGTTTAGAAGAAGCCGCCAAATTAGGCGTGAACCTTCCCTTAACCGAGCAGGTGGATCAACAGTACAACAAGTTACAAGCGCGCGGCTATGGCCGTTGCGACACCTCGGTCCTGATCAAGCAGTTTGATACGGATACCAAACCATCTTCATCGACCTAA
- a CDS encoding bifunctional metallophosphatase/5'-nucleotidase — protein MTARQPFSLTIAHINDTHSHFESTPVSLNLDDKATPVYANSGGFARIASAVSHFREQAKQDDHAFLFLHAGDCFQGTLYYSLFKGKANADLLNRLGIDAMAIGNHELDQGNGPVADFLDDIQFPLLAGNWHVVDESKDKDKRVSDKSALLPYIAPEERASTLIKTYAGHKVGIFSLAVEQMAALAHPDHDTPFLPATRIAENTVAFLRQQGVNTIILLSHLGYDKDKELAAAVNGIDVIVGGHTHVLQGDFQNLGLAKEDPYGYKVNDTWIVQAGCHAQAIGRFTLSIDENGRPVAFDGQNYLLLGRSLAMDASREQQLTEGSYQAVRSYLNRQDNVLILPSDLALKQYLQRTYRPHVAQLESDIVTHVPQRLRHVRVPDSEGGSEVAPLVTESFLWAAREQGIEADFAIHNAGGVRVSLNAGPLSAALIAGTLLPFAIDVIAYQVTGAQIRRAIEGAINNATDNGVTGLGSGSFPYCADIRYRYEAWQPMGARVTQLEIKRGNHWIAIDDQRQYTGVSSSYTAQGKEGYDAIQTGHRRSIGLSMAECFIDYARQQPVLALPTEPLVCYLRTSDERKTCWGE, from the coding sequence ATGACAGCACGACAACCTTTCTCGTTAACGATCGCGCATATTAACGACACCCACTCTCACTTTGAGTCCACTCCTGTCTCACTGAACCTGGATGACAAGGCGACACCGGTTTATGCCAATAGCGGCGGGTTCGCACGCATTGCATCTGCGGTATCACATTTTCGCGAGCAGGCTAAGCAGGATGATCATGCCTTCCTTTTTTTACATGCTGGGGATTGCTTTCAAGGGACTCTGTATTACTCATTATTCAAAGGTAAAGCGAATGCAGATTTGCTGAATCGACTCGGCATTGATGCGATGGCGATCGGGAATCACGAGCTAGATCAGGGCAATGGCCCGGTGGCTGATTTTCTTGATGATATTCAATTCCCTTTACTTGCGGGGAATTGGCATGTGGTGGATGAGTCAAAAGACAAGGATAAGCGTGTCAGTGACAAATCCGCTTTATTGCCATATATCGCTCCGGAGGAGCGCGCGAGTACACTCATCAAAACCTATGCCGGGCACAAAGTGGGCATCTTCAGTTTAGCGGTTGAGCAAATGGCGGCATTGGCACACCCTGATCATGATACTCCTTTCTTGCCTGCAACACGCATCGCTGAAAACACCGTGGCTTTTTTGCGTCAACAAGGCGTGAACACCATTATTCTATTGAGCCACTTGGGTTATGACAAAGACAAGGAACTAGCGGCTGCGGTTAATGGGATTGATGTGATTGTGGGAGGACATACCCATGTGCTGCAGGGAGACTTTCAAAACCTTGGTTTGGCGAAAGAAGATCCCTACGGCTATAAAGTCAATGATACCTGGATTGTGCAAGCGGGTTGCCATGCGCAAGCCATCGGTCGCTTTACGTTATCTATCGATGAAAACGGTCGGCCAGTTGCCTTTGATGGTCAAAATTACTTGTTGCTCGGGCGCAGTCTCGCGATGGATGCCTCGCGGGAACAGCAATTGACTGAAGGCTCATATCAAGCAGTAAGAAGCTATCTTAACCGACAAGACAATGTACTGATATTACCCAGTGATCTCGCGTTGAAACAGTATCTACAGCGCACCTACCGTCCCCATGTGGCGCAACTAGAAAGTGACATTGTCACACATGTGCCGCAACGACTCCGTCATGTGCGTGTGCCTGACAGCGAGGGGGGCAGTGAAGTGGCCCCATTGGTGACAGAAAGCTTTCTGTGGGCCGCGCGTGAGCAAGGGATTGAAGCCGATTTTGCTATTCACAATGCGGGTGGTGTGAGAGTCAGTTTAAACGCCGGGCCGCTCTCTGCTGCTTTAATTGCAGGCACGTTGTTACCGTTTGCTATCGACGTGATCGCCTACCAAGTAACCGGCGCACAGATCCGTCGTGCGATTGAAGGCGCGATCAACAATGCGACAGATAATGGCGTAACGGGCCTCGGGTCGGGCAGCTTTCCGTATTGCGCCGATATACGCTATCGCTACGAAGCCTGGCAGCCGATGGGGGCGCGGGTAACACAACTCGAGATAAAGCGCGGTAATCACTGGATAGCCATCGATGATCAGCGACAATACACGGGTGTGTCGTCATCTTATACTGCCCAAGGTAAAGAAGGATACGATGCCATTCAAACCGGCCACCGCCGCTCGATTGGTTTATCCATGGCGGAGTGCTTTATTGACTATGCGCGTCAACAGCCAGTGTTGGCACTGCCTACTGAGCCTTTAGTGTGTTACCTCCGAACGTCTGATGAGAGAAAAACCTGCTGGGGGGAATAA
- a CDS encoding HlyU family transcriptional regulator, with protein MGWFSALFSKGSEKQSQASVTPTEYQGYLIYPESTAENGQYRVSGRICKSLDDKVLTHRFIRSDLLGSQEDANSLMVTKAKMMIDQNGDRLFD; from the coding sequence ATGGGATGGTTCTCTGCACTGTTTTCCAAGGGAAGCGAAAAACAATCACAGGCGTCAGTCACCCCCACAGAATACCAAGGGTATTTAATTTATCCTGAATCGACCGCCGAAAACGGCCAATATCGTGTCAGTGGCCGCATTTGCAAATCACTTGATGACAAGGTACTCACCCATAGGTTTATTCGCTCAGATTTGCTGGGAAGTCAGGAAGATGCCAACAGCCTGATGGTCACAAAAGCAAAAATGATGATTGATCAAAACGGTGATCGACTATTTGATTGA
- a CDS encoding Re/Si-specific NAD(P)(+) transhydrogenase subunit alpha, which produces MQIGVPKERLVNETRVAATPKSVEQLIKLGFDVVVEKGAGEQASFEDTAYEQAGASIVDTDAAWQSDIIFKVNAPGVIEETGQDEVALLQAGTTLVSFIWPAQNEELLERLSAQNVNVMAMDAVPRISRAQSLDALSSMANIAGYRAVVEAAHEFGRFFTGQITAAGKVPPAKVFVAGAGVAGLAAIGAAGSLGAIVRAFDVRPEVKEQVESMGAEFLEVDFKQDNSGSGDGYAKEMSDEFNQAAEKLYAQQAEDVDIIVTTALIPGKPAPTLITKEMVDSMKPGSVIVDLAAANGGNCEYTEKDQVITTPNGVKVIGYTDMVGRLPTQSSQLYATNLVNLTKLLCKEKDGNIQIDFDDVVVRGVTVIKEGEVTWPAPPIQVSAQPKAEPKAEPAPKPAPKKTSRATKYGLMAAAAGAFGWIANYAPSEFLSHFTVFVLACVVGYYVVWNVTHALHTPLMSVTNAISGIIIVGALLQVGQGIGFVTFLAFIAVLIASINIFGGFTVTKRMLEMFRKG; this is translated from the coding sequence ATGCAGATTGGTGTTCCAAAAGAGAGGCTCGTTAATGAAACGAGGGTAGCTGCGACACCTAAGTCGGTTGAGCAGCTTATCAAGCTCGGTTTTGACGTCGTAGTAGAGAAGGGAGCAGGCGAACAAGCAAGCTTTGAAGACACTGCGTACGAACAAGCTGGTGCGAGCATTGTTGATACAGACGCTGCCTGGCAGTCTGACATCATCTTTAAAGTTAATGCACCAGGCGTAATTGAAGAGACTGGCCAAGATGAAGTGGCGTTGCTGCAGGCAGGCACCACCTTGGTTAGCTTTATTTGGCCCGCTCAAAACGAAGAATTACTCGAGCGTCTGTCAGCGCAGAACGTGAACGTGATGGCCATGGATGCGGTCCCACGTATTTCACGAGCGCAGTCATTGGATGCGTTAAGCTCGATGGCAAATATCGCCGGTTACCGTGCAGTGGTTGAAGCGGCGCATGAGTTTGGCCGCTTCTTTACCGGACAAATCACGGCAGCGGGTAAAGTACCGCCTGCGAAAGTCTTTGTTGCGGGGGCTGGCGTTGCCGGGCTGGCGGCGATTGGCGCAGCGGGTAGCTTGGGGGCGATTGTCCGTGCTTTTGATGTTCGTCCTGAAGTGAAAGAACAAGTCGAGAGCATGGGGGCGGAGTTTTTAGAAGTCGACTTCAAACAAGACAACTCAGGCAGTGGCGATGGTTATGCCAAAGAAATGTCTGACGAGTTTAATCAGGCGGCGGAAAAGCTTTATGCGCAGCAAGCAGAAGATGTCGACATTATCGTCACAACCGCACTGATCCCCGGTAAGCCAGCGCCGACGCTGATCACCAAAGAGATGGTTGACAGCATGAAGCCGGGCAGCGTGATTGTTGATTTGGCCGCAGCTAATGGTGGCAACTGTGAGTACACGGAAAAAGATCAAGTGATCACCACGCCCAATGGCGTAAAAGTGATCGGTTACACCGATATGGTCGGCCGTTTGCCCACCCAATCGTCACAGCTTTATGCGACTAACTTAGTCAACCTCACCAAACTGCTTTGCAAAGAGAAAGACGGCAACATCCAGATTGATTTTGATGATGTGGTCGTGCGTGGCGTGACCGTAATCAAAGAAGGCGAGGTCACTTGGCCGGCGCCACCGATTCAAGTCTCCGCGCAACCTAAAGCAGAGCCCAAAGCTGAACCTGCTCCTAAGCCGGCACCCAAAAAAACCTCTCGGGCGACCAAGTATGGTCTAATGGCCGCCGCCGCAGGGGCGTTCGGATGGATTGCCAATTATGCCCCTAGTGAATTTCTCTCTCACTTTACCGTTTTCGTACTGGCCTGTGTGGTGGGCTACTACGTGGTATGGAATGTGACTCACGCGCTGCATACCCCGCTGATGTCTGTGACCAATGCGATCTCTGGCATCATCATCGTTGGGGCGTTATTGCAAGTAGGACAAGGCATTGGCTTTGTAACCTTCCTTGCTTTCATTGCCGTGTTGATCGCCAGCATCAATATATTTGGCGGCTTTACTGTTACAAAGCGCATGCTTGAAATGTTCCGTAAAGGGTAA
- the pntB gene encoding Re/Si-specific NAD(P)(+) transhydrogenase subunit beta, which produces MSEGLVQAAYIVAALCFILSLAGLSKQESARAGNYYGITGMAIALVATIWGPEVQGVGWIILAMVIGGAIGIYYAKRVEMTEMPELVAMLHSFVGLAAVLVGFNTYIDHPPLTGAMLNIHLVEIFLGVFIGAITFTGSIVAFGKLRGVISSKALMLPHRHKLNLAAVVVSFLLLISFVNAEGSTAALLIVTVIALAFGYHLVASIGGADMPVVVSMLNSYSGWAAAAAGFMLANDLLIVTGALVGSSGAILSYIMCKAMNRSFISVIAGGFGSDGAASSGDDEVGEYRESTAEEVAEMLKESNSVVIAPGYGMAVAQAQYPVYEVTEKLRSMGVEVRFAIHPVAGRLPGHMNVLLAEAKVPYDIVLEMDEINDDFPDTDTVLVIGANDTVNPAATDDPSSPIAGMPVLEVWNAKNVVVFKRSMNTGYAGVQNPLFFKDNSSMLFGDAKQSVEAIFKAL; this is translated from the coding sequence ATGTCTGAAGGATTGGTACAAGCGGCGTATATTGTCGCTGCGCTTTGTTTTATTCTCAGTTTGGCTGGGCTCTCAAAGCAAGAGTCAGCACGCGCGGGTAACTATTACGGGATTACCGGGATGGCGATCGCACTGGTTGCCACCATCTGGGGGCCGGAAGTGCAAGGTGTGGGCTGGATTATTCTGGCCATGGTCATTGGTGGCGCGATCGGTATTTATTACGCCAAGCGCGTAGAAATGACGGAAATGCCGGAGCTAGTGGCGATGCTACACAGCTTCGTGGGTCTGGCTGCGGTATTGGTGGGCTTTAATACCTACATCGATCACCCGCCGCTGACGGGCGCGATGCTTAACATCCACTTGGTTGAGATTTTCCTCGGTGTCTTTATCGGTGCAATTACTTTCACCGGCTCGATTGTCGCCTTTGGTAAACTTCGTGGCGTGATTTCCTCCAAGGCGCTGATGTTGCCACATCGCCACAAGCTTAACTTGGCCGCTGTGGTTGTGTCGTTCTTGTTGCTAATCAGCTTTGTCAACGCTGAAGGCTCAACAGCGGCACTGCTGATTGTGACCGTCATTGCGCTAGCATTTGGTTATCACTTGGTGGCTTCGATCGGTGGCGCAGACATGCCCGTGGTGGTGTCGATGCTCAATTCCTACTCAGGATGGGCAGCGGCGGCGGCTGGCTTTATGCTGGCAAATGATCTCTTGATTGTGACAGGCGCGCTAGTGGGCTCATCGGGGGCGATTCTGTCTTACATCATGTGTAAAGCGATGAACCGTTCTTTCATTAGTGTCATCGCCGGTGGCTTTGGCTCTGATGGCGCTGCGTCTTCGGGTGATGACGAAGTTGGCGAGTATCGAGAAAGTACAGCCGAAGAAGTCGCCGAAATGCTGAAAGAGTCAAACAGCGTGGTCATCGCCCCAGGTTATGGCATGGCAGTCGCGCAAGCCCAATATCCTGTTTACGAGGTGACAGAAAAACTCCGTAGTATGGGCGTCGAGGTGCGCTTTGCCATTCACCCTGTTGCGGGTCGTTTGCCCGGTCACATGAACGTATTGTTGGCTGAGGCCAAAGTGCCGTATGACATCGTGTTGGAAATGGATGAAATCAATGATGATTTCCCTGACACAGATACCGTTTTGGTCATTGGTGCCAACGATACGGTGAACCCTGCGGCGACGGACGACCCATCGAGTCCTATCGCTGGCATGCCGGTCCTTGAGGTTTGGAACGCCAAAAATGTGGTGGTATTTAAGCGCTCAATGAACACAGGTTATGCTGGGGTGCAAAACCCGCTGTTCTTTAAAGACAATAGCAGCATGTTGTTCGGTGACGCGAAACAAAGTGTAGAAGCGATTTTTAAAGCGCTATAA